GCAGTTATCCTACGTGTGACAAATGCCACCAAGAGTTCTTAACCATCCACAACATTCCCGAGAGCTGCTTCCTAATTTTGTCTAGTGCTGAACAAACTGCCATCAAGATGGAGCCAGAGCTGATGATTGATGATCACAAGCTGTCGAATGATGGTAACATTTTCGAGATAGGCTCAATTCAACAGGAAGCAGCTCAGCAAATCAAGGGACCAAATGGAGAGCTATTCTCCATCACAGAAATGAACGAAGAAGACGACAGTACCTTATTAATTCCTGTTACACAAAGAAAAGGTGATGTGGATGCACCACAGAAGAAAATCCGCCACAGACAAACGAAAGACTTGGTGGACGAAGGTTTGATAAAAGAGCACATACGATTACACATAGGTAAGACTTTTTATAAACATTAACGGACAACATATTTCAGGACAGGAACCAGTGAAATGTGGAAagtgtgaaaaaacattcaccTCAAAGAAAAGACTCAGATGGCACATTCGACATCATAGGGGTAGGCTGGAAATTCAATTCGTATTTTAAATAATGTTTTCAGCAACATCATTCCTTTGTAGATGAACGTCCCCATACTTGTCCCCATTGCTCAAAAGGATTCAAGGATGCTTCAACCCTGAAATTCCACATTCGTACGCACACAGGTTGGTAAAGAATCTTACTACAATGGACCATTCAGCAGAGTGATTCCTTTGCAGGTGAACGACCCCATTCTTGTCCACATTGCCCAAAAGCATTCAAGGGTGCTACAGTACTGAAATTTCACATTCGATCACATACAGGTTGGTAAAGAATGGTTTGCtacactgccgtaatctcgcattTTGACGTAAACGTCAGAGGAAAGAATTATCAGTACAATGCTTTTCTTATAATTGCATGTTGCTAATTATACGCGTACACTACAAAAATCAGATCTGTACAAAATATTTGCACTTTAGAAGGGGTAGGGGGTACGGTAATGTCCACGATGAGAAGGTGGGAATACATATTTTTCCACGTGGACATGTTCTGCAtttcaaaaaatgtttaaaCTTTCTGCCAATCTCGATTATTCCGTTTATGAATGATAAAAATGATTTTGTcgaatattcatattttttcatatcgtcgaacttcttcactgaaatctgTAATCTGAAAGAAACTTACATAAACTGTGAGCTTCGATTAGAAGTGGAGGATCATTATTTTCAACTTCTATGCTACCTCATATTCGAGCAGAAACCGATAAACCTCATGTTCTAGGGCCAGGTAAATTTGACATGTCGAACTGCAGATACAATAATAGGAAGCTTTTAATCTGGGATTAAATTATATATTCCATATCACAACCGAGGAAAAACTCATATGACATGATCGAAGCCACAAGCGATAAGTTTTCTTGCTTTATATTTGAGctaatggaatttttttttatcccatttatttatttaaggctcattagcatttcagctgtaacagagccgaatttgaatcgtgtacatgtcacattgttatcatatctataattagcacattacacagttgccgttcgccagtattccttctttaCCATTACAtgtggtacattcacacaggagccatttaggcgtaagagtattctttctgttcttccattatccagttagaccggacagcggagacagttgattgatcattgttgagttatttatagaacagcagcccgatgtgtcttgcagagcagagcagttgtatggatgaatcgatcttatttcgaccgtggatcgatctccatcgctgatgattgttgcgtggacgtagctattctgtaacaacacagagatggtcaatgagggccctgagttttgaactcacgatcgatcgcttactaagcgaacgcgcaaccaatgtggctacggagaccccctgctAATGGAATTGACCgtatcgaaaatatttttcttcgagTCAAAACATTTAGGCATTCAAAATATTGTAATAATATTATTCTTTGTTCAGTCCAGTAACGAAGTATTCTCAAATCCATTGGGCGTTTCTTCTTTTGGATGTTTTCGTCATTCGATTCGTCAGTTTTCGTAGCTCGATTAGCTTCTTGGAACAAGTTTCGAATTGCTATTTTAATTGAGTGATAAGTAGCGGAACTAAAAGAAAGCACGTTTTGTAATAAagtttttgaattaaaatcATTATTGCATTTTCATTAGGACATAAAATGCGCGAACATTTAAATAGATACTGGCCCTTCATCTCCAATTTTCCTCAAGATTCGTAGAACCCTCGCCATCATGGTCTGGACCTTGACACTTTTTAGGCACATCTGATGATACGGGATTTGAGTTGATGAACTGTAGTGGCTTCCCAACCATTTTCGTACACCAACTAGGACAGCATGGCCCAATATGGCTCGATTGGCCGCGCCTGGAATACTTTTGGGGGATTATGTTATGGGTGGTCAATCAACCCAGAGTGGTCTTTGCATAATACAACGAAGCTTCGTCGGTCCAGAACACACTATCTTCATCCTTATGGTGCTTTCTACAAAAGTAATCATTTTCGGCAATTATACATGCTGTCCAAGCATCCGAAAGACACACTCTCGGAGAAAACcttcattgtaaacaaacgaaaacacaTTTAGCACGAACAATGTCCACAAAGAGGTGAACAAAACCAAACACAGCTATTTGTCTCTCTTTAGCGCGTGTGGAAGAAAACGTAATATCAATACTTATGACCGTTAAATCATGTCAGAAGTCTTCAGAAAAACTTTTGCGATAAACTATTGTTTCCCGGAGATTTTTTTGAAGGCGCATTTTTATTACCAAATAATTTTCCTCATATATTATTTCATGCATCATTCGATCATGGGTTATTGATTCAGCTGTTCCAGTTCAACTGAACAATGAAACGAAAGGAATAAGACGATATTGTGTGATTTACCATATGTATCGGTACGATAAACATGTGCATgattctgttacagctgaaaatgATAATGAGTTTATTTAAACTCATTAAACTCtatataggggtagtgggggcaaagtggtcacctgcttgtttgatagTATTACTATTGACTACTGACACCGTATATGatacatattccttagggtgaccactatgcccccacttcccctaaacAATGTTAAATAAAGAAATGGGATGGAAAAATACCAATTCTTGGTTTAATAACATCAGAACGCGTATTCTGGAACGATGATGGAAAATATTCTGTATTGCGTTGAAAACAACAGTCAAGTTGCGATACTGTAGCTAGACGAGGATGTTGAGAAGTCTTTACTTGAAAATTGAATATGGGCGCAATACAATATCCACGTGGACGATAGGGGTTGGGTATAGTcgatgtccacgcttgtccacggagggggagggggggagTCTAAAAACGTGCATTTTATGTCCACGtgatatgtggacagccccaaacAGTGTAACCACAATAATGCAATTCAATTTAGTTTTTTACTTCTCACGTTTGCCTATGATCCATGCGGCTACATTTTCGTACAAAGCTGCTAGCAATATAACCGCCACCTTACACATTGTCCAACTCTGTAGCATGCGTCGAGCAAGCTATGCCGCGTCCCAAATTAACCGATGTAAAGCAAATAGAACTGACGCGAGGATAGTTTGAATTTTACTACAATGGTGATTCGATGGTGAATTAAGGAGAGTGTAAATTTTCGCAATCGCAACCTAACGAATTGCAGAAACCGACATGCACCCTTCAATCAACAATCAGCTTCAATTCTTCCTCAATTCAAGAATTGAGAAGTCAAGGAACGTAGACATCGGCAAGAAATTTTGTCCCTTGATACCTGaaaatgaagatgaagatgagaaGACATGGTAATCGatagaaataaaaatagatcaccAAATATGTTAGTAAGCGCTAAACCCCGGGGAagaaatcgtccgatttgagccgtctttattttgttttacaaatacatcgttataaGCGCTGTTAGTCCATTCATTGCTGATTTTTTGCTgagtgtatattagggtgccaatgaatgtatgggaaaaatcgacccgaaaatttcaaaaagttaccctatacaaaatgttcacctcgaaaaaacaccctatgtcaaattccagctcaatcggacttatgggagagtggcgcaatgcggtcgaagtttgagttttttgaaaatcgaaaaacatccaagggggagtaaaggaaatcggggtttacgaaaaaaaatgtccaaaatcggacacaaagcccagacaaaacccCCATGAACCGTCCGCCTCCGTCaaatattcttttctacaaatcctgtcGGTCGTATTCGATGGACGGTCGCTGACGGGTTATTATGccgccggtgtatgtgaatgttttcataagaattgcatggtaaaATAACTGatgtaacgtgacgtgacgggacgtgaacgtgacgtggatgttgtatgtgaatcgcacttaacactgcgagattacggcagtgcaACGGGCCATTCAGCAAAGAACTGCCTTTTCAGGTGAACGTCCTTAtccttgtccacattgtccgaagGCGTTTAAGCACCCTTCAACGTTCCAACTGCACATTCTCACTCACAAGGGTTGGTAAAGAATCTTTTACTACGATGAACTATTCATTAGTCATTCCTTTGCAGACGAACGTCCGtattcttgtccacattgtccgaagGCGTTTAAGCATCCTTCAACGCTCCAAAAGCATACTCTCAGTCATACAGGTTGGTAAACAATGCTTCACTACAACGAACACTTCAGAAGTCATTCCTTTACAGGCGAACGTCCCTATTCgtgtccacattgtccgaaggcgttcattcaatcttcaaatcTCAAGCAACACATTCTCAGtcatacgggttg
The Toxorhynchites rutilus septentrionalis strain SRP chromosome 2, ASM2978413v1, whole genome shotgun sequence genome window above contains:
- the LOC129770495 gene encoding oocyte zinc finger protein XlCOF6-like isoform X3; translation: MALVSNNLDQCSFCSNMCNVGFHHALVTTHLQDQKLKIILQKLSSFTSQLSSYPTCDKCHQEFLTIHNIPESCFLILSSAEQTAIKMEPELMIDDHKLSNDGNIFEIGSIQQEAAQQIKGPNGELFSITEMNEEDDSTLLIPVTQRKGDVDAPQKKIRHRQTKDLVDEGQEPVKCGKCEKTFTSKKRLRWHIRHHRDERPHTCPHCSKGFKDASTLKFHIRTHTGERPHSCPHCPKAFKGATVLKFHIRSHTGERPYPCPHCPKAFKHPSTFQLHILTHKDERPYSCPHCPKAFKHPSTLQKHTLSHTGERPYSCPHCPKAFIQSSNLKQHILSHTDECPFSCSHCPEAFRTRYLLRMHIRTHTGERPHPCPHCPKTCVDLSTLRTHIQTHTGERPYSCSQCPKTFSKTSNLKQHLRTHTGERPYSCSQCPKTYTCSSSLQEHIRTHTGECPYSCPHCSKTFNKTSNLKQHILSHTDERPFSCPHCPEAFRTRYKLRIHIRTHTEHSKKPQCGGCTFGHTAKRNHTFGGYVNELLPSSITLSGTSAILYALQPLR
- the LOC129770495 gene encoding oocyte zinc finger protein XlCOF6-like isoform X5 gives rise to the protein MALVSNNLDQCSFCSNMCNVGFHHALVTTHLQDQKLKIILQKLSSFTSQLSSYPTCDKCHQEFLTIHNIPESCFLILSSAEQTAIKMEPELMIDDHKLSNDGNIFEIGSIQQEAAQQIKGPNGELFSITEMNEEDDSTLLIPVTQRKGDVDAPQKKIRHRQTKDLVDEGQEPVKCGKCEKTFTSKKRLRWHIRHHRDERPHTCPHCSKGFKDASTLKFHIRTHTGERPHSCPHCPKAFKGATVLKFHIRSHTGERPYPCPHCPKAFKHPSTFQLHILTHKDERPYSCPHCPKAFKHPSTLQKHTLSHTGERPYSCPHCPKAFIQSSNLKQHILSHTDECPFSCSHCPEAFRTRYLLRMHIRTHTGERPHPCPHCPKTCVDLSTLRTHIQTHTGERPYSCSQCPKTFSKTSNLKQHLRTHTGERPYSCSQCPKTYTCSSSLQEHIRTHTGECPYSCPHCSKTFNKTSNLKQHILSHTDERPFSCPHCPEAFRTRYKLRIHIRTHTGW
- the LOC129770495 gene encoding gastrula zinc finger protein XlCGF57.1-like isoform X4 codes for the protein MALVSNNLDQCSFCSNMCNVGFHHALVTTHLQDQKLKIILQKLSSFTSQLSSYPTCDKCHQEFLTIHNIPESCFLILSSAEQTAIKMEPELMIDDHKLSNDGNIFEIGSIQQEAAQQIKGPNGELFSITEMNEEDDSTLLIPVTQRKGDVDAPQKKIRHRQTKDLVDEGQEPVKCGKCEKTFTSKKRLRWHIRHHRDERPHTCPHCSKGFKDASTLKFHIRTHTGERPHSCPHCPKAFKGATVLKFHIRSHTGERPYPCPHCPKAFKHPSTFQLHILTHKDERPYSCPHCPKAFKHPSTLQKHTLSHTGERPYSCPHCPKAFIQSSNLKQHILSHTDECPFSCSHCPEAFRTRYLLRMHIRTHTGERPHPCPHCPKTCVDLSTLRTHIQTHTGERPYSCSQCPKTFSKTSNLKQHLRTHTGERPYSCSQCPKTYTCSSSLQEHIRTHTGECPYSCPHCSKTFNKTSNLKQHILSHTDERPFSCPHCPEAFRTRYKLRIHIRTHTGERPYPCSQCPKTYITSSSLRKHLSTHTG